The Nycticebus coucang isolate mNycCou1 chromosome 15, mNycCou1.pri, whole genome shotgun sequence genome has a segment encoding these proteins:
- the TGDS gene encoding dTDP-D-glucose 4,6-dehydratase isoform X1: protein MSAARWEEASGPSLFAKRVLVTGGAGFIASHVIVSLVEDYPSYMIINLDKLDYCASLKNLETISNKQNYKFIQGDICDSHFVKRLFETEKIDIVLHFAAQTHVDLSFVRAFEFTYVNVYGTHVLVSAAHEARVEKFIYVSTDEVYGGSIDKEFDESSPKQPTNPYASSKAAAECFVQSYWERYKFPVVITRSSNVYGPHQYPEKVIPKFISLLQHNRKCCIHGSGLQTRNFLYATDVVEAFLTVLKKGKPGEIYNIGTNFEMSVIQLAKELIQLIKETNSESEMENWVDYVNDRPTNDMRYPMKSEKIHGLGWRPKVPWKEGIKKTIEWYRENFHNWKNAEKALEPFPVQPPFT from the exons ATGTCGGCGGCTCGCTGGGAGGAAGCCTCGGGTCCTAGCCTCTTTGCGAAGCGAGTCCTGGTGACCGGgggtgctggtttcat TGCATCACATGTGATTGTCTCTTTGGTAGAAGATTATCCAAGTTACATGATCATAAATCTAGACAAG TTGGATTACTGTGCAAGCTTGAAGAATCTCGAAACCATTTCTaacaaacaaaactacaaatTTATACAG GGTGACATTTGTGATTCTCACTTTGTGAAACGgctttttgaaacagagaaaaTAGATATAGTACTACATTTTGCTGCACAAACACATGTAG ATCTTTCATTTGTACGCGCCTTTGAGTTCACCTATGTTAATGTTTATGGCACTCACGTTTTGGTAAGTGCTGCTCATGAAGCCAGAGTGGAGAAATTTATTTACGTCAGCACCGATGAAGTATATGGAGGCAGCATTGATAAG gaatttGATGAATCTTCACCTAAACAACCTACAAATCCTTATGCATCATCTAAAGCAGCTGCTGAATGTTTTGTACAATCTTATTGGGAACGATACAAG TTTCCAGTTGTTATCACGAGAAGCAGTAATGTTTATGGACCACATCAATATCCGGAAAAG gttATTCCAAAATTTATATCTTTGCTACAACACAACAGGAAATG CTGTATTCACGGATCAGGGCTTCAAACAAGAAATTTCCTTTATGCTACTGATGTAGTAGAAGCATTTCTCACTGTCCTCAAAAAGGGGAAACCAGGTGAAATTTATAACATTGGAACCAATTTTGAAATGTCAGTTATCCAGCTTGCCAAAGAACTAATACAACTG ATAAAAGAGACCAATTCAGAGTCTGAAATGGAAAATTGGGTGGATTATGTTAATGATAG accTACCAACGACATGAGATACCCAATGAAGTCAGAAAAAATACATGGCTTAGGATGGAGACCTAAAGTGCCTtggaaagaaggaataaagaaaacaa
- the TGDS gene encoding dTDP-D-glucose 4,6-dehydratase isoform X2 — translation MIINLDKLDYCASLKNLETISNKQNYKFIQGDICDSHFVKRLFETEKIDIVLHFAAQTHVDLSFVRAFEFTYVNVYGTHVLVSAAHEARVEKFIYVSTDEVYGGSIDKEFDESSPKQPTNPYASSKAAAECFVQSYWERYKFPVVITRSSNVYGPHQYPEKVIPKFISLLQHNRKCCIHGSGLQTRNFLYATDVVEAFLTVLKKGKPGEIYNIGTNFEMSVIQLAKELIQLIKETNSESEMENWVDYVNDRPTNDMRYPMKSEKIHGLGWRPKVPWKEGIKKTIEWYRENFHNWKNAEKALEPFPVQPPFT, via the exons ATGATCATAAATCTAGACAAG TTGGATTACTGTGCAAGCTTGAAGAATCTCGAAACCATTTCTaacaaacaaaactacaaatTTATACAG GGTGACATTTGTGATTCTCACTTTGTGAAACGgctttttgaaacagagaaaaTAGATATAGTACTACATTTTGCTGCACAAACACATGTAG ATCTTTCATTTGTACGCGCCTTTGAGTTCACCTATGTTAATGTTTATGGCACTCACGTTTTGGTAAGTGCTGCTCATGAAGCCAGAGTGGAGAAATTTATTTACGTCAGCACCGATGAAGTATATGGAGGCAGCATTGATAAG gaatttGATGAATCTTCACCTAAACAACCTACAAATCCTTATGCATCATCTAAAGCAGCTGCTGAATGTTTTGTACAATCTTATTGGGAACGATACAAG TTTCCAGTTGTTATCACGAGAAGCAGTAATGTTTATGGACCACATCAATATCCGGAAAAG gttATTCCAAAATTTATATCTTTGCTACAACACAACAGGAAATG CTGTATTCACGGATCAGGGCTTCAAACAAGAAATTTCCTTTATGCTACTGATGTAGTAGAAGCATTTCTCACTGTCCTCAAAAAGGGGAAACCAGGTGAAATTTATAACATTGGAACCAATTTTGAAATGTCAGTTATCCAGCTTGCCAAAGAACTAATACAACTG ATAAAAGAGACCAATTCAGAGTCTGAAATGGAAAATTGGGTGGATTATGTTAATGATAG accTACCAACGACATGAGATACCCAATGAAGTCAGAAAAAATACATGGCTTAGGATGGAGACCTAAAGTGCCTtggaaagaaggaataaagaaaacaa